ATGACCAGACATGGAGAACAGTTGGAAATCTTACAGATTTTGCCTTTAATCATCTGTTACAGTGCAAAGGGTTTAACGCTTTCTCGGGCagtgttccccaactggcgggtCTTTTATTTATAATGACATTTTATtcataaaatctatttttattgtTGGGCACAAGactgactgtaaaaacaccaggaaatcaactCTAAGTCATTTTAATTTTGGATATCTGTTCAAGTGTTTCCACGCATAATAGATACAcctgatcatatacaaatgtaagcaaggtgaAATTAATGTTTTAGTCTGGTTTCTTTCGGTCACTAATACTAATTatatgtaattatgttccggccccacGACCATCCTATCAAGACAAAAAAATCAGCCCGGCGGCTGAATCTAATTGCTGACCCCTGGTCTAAGGGGTCGGGCATAGGCAATGATTCAAAGGTAAATGCACAGGAGCCAGGTGCAAACAAAGAAGCTTATAGTAAGAAAAGGCAAATGAAATCCTGGCTCTTAGACTTTAAATTTAGAAAACAAAAGCATGAAGTCCACAGGACTAATCTATTCCGCTCTACCCAGCGGTGAGAGCTGCACACCTTTAAGTCTTTAGGCAGTCAATTAGAGTGTTGCCACACCCTTGTAAGGGAACAGTGCTCAGCTGGAGCACACTTCACATTCCCAACATTCCAACACCCCTAGCCAACATTCCTGGTGCTGGCTTGGCCCTGCTGCACCACACCCACCAATTCGTTTTTACCCCCCCTGCATATTTTTCCCCCTCAGCTCAAAGTACCCACGGCTGCCGTACCAGGAGTGACAATAAATTTCCGCAAGATACTTCTGAACCGAGTCAAGACAGACTTTGAGAACATGGGGAGGGACAGTCATGAAATCTTGCAGAAGAAGATGGACGCCATCACCAAGGTATCACATTCATCTCTTTAGACGCACTGCCCATTACATTATAGACCAACGCTTTGAGAAAGTCTGATCTAAATTATATTAATACCTCAGCATTTTACTGATGCTCTAATGCATCATTGATTATGTGCCTTAACCTTGCATGGTGTTCTTCCCCTGAATTGATCATTGGAAAATGTTTTCTTATCTAACTAGTCACAAATTGTATAGTTTAATTTGTTTACTGATTCCTTCCAGGAGGAGGACGGCCAGCAACTGAGAGAAGAGCTGGAGGAGGTCAAGGCCAAGGGGCGGAGGCAATCTCTAGGCAACATCCAGTTCATGTGCGAGTTATACAGGTTGAAGATGATTACGGAGGGCATCATGCACAACACCATCGTAAAGCTGTTGAAGAACCACGACGAGGATTCGCTGGAGTGTTTGTGCACCTTACTCTGCACCATCGGCAAGGAATTGGACTTTGAGAAGGCCAGGGTACAgcattgtctctctctgtccatcctcccGTCTGTCTGTTTTTTAATCTTTTTTATTTAGTTTAAATCCATGATCGCAAAATCAATGGCATTTAACAAGTACAGTGCATCGGGTTTTTTTATCACAAATGATCTGATAGATTAATCCAATAGATTCAAATCTATAAATCAGTCAAAAGCATTCACTTGGACTGTCTACTTCCACAGCCCAGAATGGATGAGTACTGCAACCAGATTGAGAAGATCGTGAAGAATAGGACAACCTCTCCCAGAATCACAAGCATGCTGCAAAATGTGCTGGATCTCCGAAAGGTATGACCAGTTATTCTTCTTTCCTCTTTTAACATCCATATCTAACTTCTTGGTTGTCTCTTTTTTTGCTCTACGCTCTAAAGCCGTAGTATGTAGTTTATATGCATCAATTTCAGGAATTACAGTTCTGTAAGTTCCATAATTTATTCATTATTGCATTGTCTTTTATGTAATATTagtaatgttgtgtgtgtgtggtggggggggggtgtgtatGCATTTTCTCTCTAGACAGAAATACCCCAGCTTGCTGAAAAGATGGAGAAGACCAGACTGCAAGCTGACGATGATGCTGACGATCACACTGGACCTGCAGATACGGAACCTGTTTTGCGACCTCATTATAAGTCATCACCCATGAAGCAACAGGAGCTGGTTAGCATATTTACACCACTACAGGAGAACGTATGTCCTCATGATGATAAGCTGAAAGCTGAAGACCATGAGACAGACTCTGCAGGGCCGGCTACCAAGAAGGTATTCATGGGATACCGTTATAGGCTAAGGATAAGAGAGAAATGTTGCAGGCTTTACCCATCAGCTAGTGTAGATAGACATATTTCAACCTGAATAAAGACCATGCTGATGTATGTATCACAAAGGGATATGTTTTGATCCATTGTGTGATGCCAATTACAACTGTCTGTATGTTTGTCCACAGAAAAAGGTTTGTGTGCCCTTTAAAACATGCCAGCAGATaatccaggagagagaggaggagctacAGAAACTGAGACAGGAAGTGGAGTCTCTAAAGGTCAGacatcaggggtgtattcattagtcggattccattgcaaaacgttttgtaACGAAAACGAGAATTTCTATTGGACAGAGTTAAGCGTTAAAAAGAGGGGCaaagttctgttttttttgttaccGATTTGCCTCATGATTTGTCAACTCTCGCACATTTTCTCTGACCTTCACATTGGAGTGCTGCTGCAGGCTCTTTGCATatcttgaccaatcagattcacAGGAATCACAGGTCGCGCATACCGGTCACAACGCAAAAAGCTCAAGTCGCGCTCTCCACTTTACTCTGGTATTTACTTAACAAGCTGATAACACATCACTCCCAACAAACACAAGCAAAAACTCGTACATATATGTGGCAGCATTATACACCTATATATTTGCGATCTGACATGCTGTATTGCATGGAAACAATACTATTTTTCAGTCCGATCAACTAAGCTACTTACAACAGCAGCTGCGTAGTCTAACATATTATGCACCCTGTCCTGCTTTTAAAAAATCATTCATATGAACAAGTTCAAGGTTGCagcagtttgacagggttttcatctTCCCCAAGGCCAGGAGTTATTCCAGAAGTTTTTTGTGACCTGATTAGAAAAACTGGTCCCGTCAGGTGAATCACGTCATACTGTATAAGGTCCAGAGTTTCTTCTCCTTCAATGAGGAATCAAGCAATTACAATTGGTATTCATCCTATGGCTCCGTTATTCTCCATCGTTCTCCCAAAGTGTGCAGTTGCACACTCCCCGTAATGGATTTAACAATGATGGATTTAACTCCATCCAgccaatgcatttcaattataATCTAGACAGGGAGTGTGCAAGTCCATACTTTGGGAGAAGTGTGGAGAGTCGGAACAAAGCAGATGCTTCCCAAACTTTCTGAGACAAACACCTTGAAACGGAcgactctttctctccctgtcttttgACAGTGCTTATCTCAGGCTACACTGGAGGACGGTGAGAGGTTCTTCACCAAATTGATTGAGACAAGGTGCTCAGAGGTGAGAGAGTGGATCCAAGCAAAAGAGAAGGAGATGGTGAGTGAGGCTGAGGGACTCATACAGACACTCGAGAAGGAGCTTGATGAGCTGAAGAGGACTGAAACAGAGGGTAGGCAGCTTCCACACATAGAGGACGTCCCCCATTTCTTCCAGGTAAGATCAGGAGCTCTCTAATAAAGTGTTACAGGTTTTCATAAGTGTTCACCCCCTTGGATTATTTTGCGGTGGGTAATATTTCCatatacggtaccagtcaaaagtttggacacacctactcattcatgggttttactttatttgtactattttccacattgtagaataatagtgaagacatcaacactatgaaataacacatggaatcatgtagtaaccaaaaaagtgttaaacaaatcaacatatattttatatttgagattcttcaaaatagccaccctttgccttgacagctttgcacactcttggcattctctcaaccagtttcatgagatagtcacctggaatgcatttcaattaataggtgtgccttgttaaaagctaatttgtggaatttctttccttcataatgtgtttgtgccaatcagttgttgtgacaaggtaggggtagtttacagaagatagccctatttggtaaaagcccaagtccatattatgtcaagaacagctaaaataataagcaaagagaaacgacagtccatcattactttaagacataaaggtcagtcaatccagaataTTTCACGAACTTTGAAAtattttcaagtgcagtcgcaaaaaccatcaagcgctatgatgaaactggctctcatgaggaccgccacaggaacggaagacccagagttacctctgctgcagaggataagttcattagagttaccagcctcagaaattgtagcccaaatcaatgcttcacagagttcaaataacagacacatctcaatatcaactgttcagaggagactgtgaatcagacctacatggtcaaattgctgcaaagaaccactactaaaggaccaataagaagaagagacttgcttaggccaagaaacacaagcaatggacattagaccggtggaatgtccttttggtctgagtccaaatttgagatttttggttccaaccactgtctttgtgagacgcagagtaggtgaatggatgatctccatgtgtagttcctaccgtgaagcatggatgaggaggtgtggtggtgctttgctggtgacactgtctgtgatttatttagaattcaaggtacacttaaccagcatagctaccacagcattctgcagcgatatgccatgccatctggtttgcgcttagtgggactatcatttgtttttcaacaggacaatgacccaacacaccaccaggctgtgtatgggctatttgaccaaaaaggagagtaaaggagtgctgcatcagatgacctggcctccacattcacctgacctcaacccaattgagatggtttgggatgagttggaccgcagagtgaaggaaaagcagccaacaagtgctcagcatatgtgggaactccttcaagactgttgctgAAGGTGGTTGAGgcaatgccaagagtttgcagagctgtcatcaaggcaaagggtggctactttgaataatctacaatatatgttgatttgtttaacacttttgtttggttactacatgattccatatgtgttatttcatagttctaatgtcttcactattattctacaatgtattcaGACTTTGTTACATTAAAGCCTTGTTCTAAagtgtattaaattgtttttccccctcatcaatctacacacaataccccataatgacaaagcaaaatgtatgaaatgttttttatgcaaatgttttaaaaaagaaacggaactatcacatttacataagtattcagactctttactcagtactttgttgaagcacctttggcagcgattatagccttgagtcttctcAAGGCTTCTCaaaccttggcacacctgtattggagtttctcccattcttctctgcagatcctctgaagctctgtcaggttggggagcgtcgctgcacagctattttcatgtctccagagatgttggatcgggttcaagtccgggctctggctggcccactcaaggacattcagaaaattgtcccgaagcccctcctgcgttctcttggctgtgtgcttagggtcattgttctgttggaaggtgaaccgttgccccagtctgtggtcctggGCACTCTgggacaggttttcatcaaggttctctgtgtactttgttccgttcatctttccctcattcctgactagtctcccagtccctgctgctgaacaatatccccacagcatgatgctgccaccaccatgcttcaccgtagggatggttccaggtttcctccagacgtgacgtttggcattcgggccaaagagttcaaaagagttggtttcatcagaccagagaatcttgtttctcatggtctgagagtcctttaggtgccttttggcaatctccaagCGGGCAGTCATATTTTGtttttctgaggagtggctttcgtctggccactaccataaaggcctgattggtggagtgctgcagagatactCTTCTGGaatattctcccatctccacagaggaactctggagctctgtcagagtgaccatcgggttcttagtcacctccctgacaaatgatctctcccaattgctcagtttggcccggtggccagctctaagaagattcttggtgattccaaacttctttcatataagaatgatggaggccactgtgttattggggaccttcaatggtgcagaaatgttttggtatcctgccccagatctgtgcctcgacacaatcctgtttcggagctctacggacaattccttcgacctcatggcttggtttttgctctgacatgcactgtcaactgtgggaccttatatttaGACTGGtttgcgcctttccaaatcatgtccaatcaattgaatttaccacaagtggactacaatcaagttgtagaaacagcaggaatgatcaatggaaacatgatgcacctgagctcaatttcaagtctcatagcaaagggtctgaatacttttatatttttgcattgtcattatggggtattgtgtgtaaattgatgaggatttttttttttatagcattttagaataagtctaacgtaacaaaatgtggaaaaggggggtatttttatacatttttatgttTAGAATTGATCTTCCACTTAGATTTTTTACAGAgtgacaatttaatccattttaaccccactttgtaacacacaGGGTGAATACTTATGATGGGCTCTTAGGTTTCACTGTAACTATTTATATGGACGCCTGTTGTGTTTTACCATTTCATCAGTGTATTTACTGTCTTTCTGAATTGGATTTGTACGGTTTCTGATTTACTGAATGTTTATTTGTCTGTCTGTAGAAATTGCCCAGCATCACTGAGGCTTTTGGAAAAGTGAAGAGGATATATGCCACTAAAATCCAAAAGCTATTTGAAAATACCTCCAAGAGACAATTTAAGATGTTTTATGAAATAGGTACTCATTAAGGATTATAGCTGTACTATTTGTTTTAGCATAAACCATATTCTTTCAGACATAACATTCTTTTTTTTTCAACAGTTGAAGACATGCTGGAACCATACAGTAAGCATTACCATTACAGCACAATTGGCCCACAGTAAAGTATCTCAGTCGTTCTCGACCTCTAAGCTTACcttttttaaaggggcaatcggGGGTGGCAACTGGTCAACCCGCCACTTTTtggggtaaacagctgagggatggagctggagaaatgtaacttcTCTCAAACTCTTAGCCAGTGCTATGGAGGacgaggactgaccatccatgagatcaaaatTACTGTGTTTTGTTTTTTGAAGCTATGGGTTTATATCAAACAAGTTTTTATATAAGCTCATATTTTGGTTTGTGGTAGAATAAgaaagttgaactaagctcacatGGCATTTCTAACTCATGTTCCtgaagaatcaatggctatatttataattttattaaaatggatgtaccaatcccagattctctctctctcgccctctctcacaGCCATCACTTCTCTTGACAGACAGGAGGTGGAAGAAAAGGACCTGGTAAGATCTGTCCAGAAAATGTGTGTTTAGGAATAATCTCCTGGTTCTATATTGTTTGTTTACTCCCCCACCTGCCCCCTAATTTATGACTTGAAGGAGGACTTTGTGGACCTAGATACAGTGAAGACAGAGGAAATATATGCACAAATGGATGACATCCTGGACAGGCTGACTCCTAAGAACTTCCATCAGTCGATGAAGGTAGTGAGTGCATTTACCATTGACACCGAGGACAAACTCAAGGGCTTTATTGACCGCATATATAAGAATGCCATTGAATACCCTACCTACGCTGATGTCTACGCCAAGGTGTGCCACCATCACCAACTCATGGGGGTAAGTCTACATGTTAAAGTTTTCTGTCTATTTCTCACCGTCTCAATCCCAGAGGTGATAGCAAAAAAAAAGgacttatttttgtatttttcctTCTCTGTCCATCTTGCTCTCTCAATTGCTCTCTCTGACACAATAACAACAACCCATCAGCCTTCAATGAGTTTTACCTCCCACATATCCTGCCTTTTCAGCTGAAAGTACCCGGAGTGACAGTACCCTTCCGCAAGCTGCTGCTGAACCGATGCCAGAAGGGCTTTGAGAAAGACAATAGTAAGATCTTAAAGGAAATGCAGAGAGAACTGGACTCGATCACTGAGGTAGACCAACATTTTGATGTCAAAATTACTTGAACTTGatccatactgaacaaaaaaagaaaacgcaacaagcaacaatttcaaagattttactgagttacagttcatatcagtcaattgaaatacattcattaagcCCTAATATATGGATTCCACATGACAGGGAATATTATACCTTACATGACTTGTCACCGATAccttaaaaacattttaaaaagtaggtgcatggatcagaaaaccagtcagtatctggtatgaccaccatttgcctcatgcagcgagacacatttccttcacatagagttgatcaggctgttgattgtggcctgtggaatgttgtcccactcctcttcaatggctgtgcgatgtTGCTGGATATTTGCGGGAACTGCAACAGGCTgacgtacacgtcgatccagagcatcccagacATACTCAGTGGGTGATGTCTGAGTATGCAGACAATGGAAGAACTgggccattttcagcttccatgaattgtgtacagatccttgcgacatgggcccatgtattatcatgctgaaacatgaggtgatggcggcggatgaatggtacgacaatgagcctcaggatctcgtcacggtgtctctgcattcaaattgtcatcgataaaatgcaattgtgtttgttgtccttagcttgcctataccataaccccaccgccatcatggggcactaatttcacaacgttgacatcagcaaactgctcgcccatacgccatacatgtggtctgcagtcgTGAGGCCGGTTGCACATAccaccaaattctctaaaacaacggcttatggtggagaaattaactttcaattatctggcaacagctctggtggacattccttcagtcagcatgccaattacacccTGCttcaacttgaaacatctgtggcattgtgttgtgacaactgcacattccgagtgtccttttattgtccccattaCAAgtggcacctgtgtaatgatcatgctgtttaatcagcttcttgatattccacacctgtcaggtggatgggttattttaacagggatgtaaacacatttctgcacaaCATATGAAATGaaatttttgtgcatatggaacattcctgggatcttttatttcagctcatgaaacatgggaccaacactttacatgttgcgttttatatttttgttcagtatacattacaTGAACATAATTTCTCCTCATATTACCTTATGCTTTCTTAACAATTGTAAttgatttaaagggatagtttgagaTTTTGCCAATGAAGCCCTActttcccagagtcagatgaactcgtggataccatttgtatgtctcggtgttcagtttgaaggaagttgctaggTAGCATTAGCGCAACAACTGGAAGTCTATTAGACTTTGTCATTGCGCTAAAGCTACCTAGCAAAtcaaaaagttttgagaatgacacaaatattaattttcacaaagtctgctgcctcagtgtttttagatatttttgtcagatgttactatggaatactgaagcataactacaagcatttcataagtgcaaaggcttttattgacaattacatgaagttgaaagAGTCAATATTCGCAGTATTGACCCTTcgttttcaagacctctgcaatccaccctggcatgctgtcaattaacttctgggccacatcctgactgatggcagcccattcttgcataatcaatgcttggagtttgtcagaatttgtgggtttttgtttgtccacccgcctcttgaggattgaccacaagttctcaatgagattaaggtctggggagtttcctggccatggacccaaaatatcgatgttttgttccccgagccacttagttatcacttttgccttacggcaaggtgctccatcaccaaactgttcctggatggttgggagaagttgctctcagaggatgtgttggtaccattctttattcatggctgtgttcttaggcaaaattgtgagtgagcccactcccttggctgagaagcaaccccaaacATGAAtgttctcaggatgctttactgttggcatgacacaggactgatggtagcgctcaccttgtcttctccggacaagcttttttcgggatgccccaaacaattggaaaggggattcatcagagacaatgactttaccccagtcctcagcagtccaatccctgtaccttttgcagaatatcagtctgtccctgatgtttttcctggagagtagtggcttctttgctgcccttcttgacaccaggccatcctccaaaagtcttcgcctcactgtgcgtgcagatgcactcacacctgcctactgccattcctgagcaagctatgtactggtggtgccccgatcccccAGCTGAAttaactttaggagacagtcctggtgcttgctggaccttcctgaagccttcttcacaacaattgaaccgctacctccttgaagttcttaatgatccgataaatggttgatttaggtgcaatcttattgGCAGCAACATCCTTGCcagtgaagccctttttgtgcaaagcaatgatccTTGCAgatccttgcaggtaaccatggttgacagaggaagaacaatgattacaagcaccaccctccttttgaagcttccagtctgttattcgaactcaatcagaaTGACAGAgttatctccagccttgtcctcgccaacactcacacctgtgttaatgggagaatcactgacatgatgtcagctggtccttttgtggcaggggtgaaatgcagtggaaaagtTTTTTGgtgattcagttaatttgcatggcaaagagggactttgcaattaattgcaattcatctgatcactcttcataacattctggagtatattcaaattgccatcacacaaactgaggcagcagactttgaaaattaatatttgtgtcattctcaaaacttttggccacgactgtagatagTTCGGGATTGTGGTCATGAAGCCCCCTATCACTTTTGGTCTACTAGCCGTTAACCTTACATTGAAGAATTTATTCCCTTCAACTGATCATTGTAACAACTCACTAACTTGTACCTTGTTTAGTCCAATGCAATTTTGATTAGTTCAAGGCAGGCTCACCAAATCTCCCTGATTCCTTCCAGGAGGAGGACCGACAGCGACTGAgggaggagctggaggagaagaaggcagaggGGCAGCGGGAGTTGCTATGCAACATCAGGTTCATGTGCGAGTTGTTCAAGCTAAAGATGATTATGGAGGCCGTCATGCACAACAGCATTGTAAAGCTACTAAAGAATGGTGATGATGGTTCACTGGAGGGCCTGTGCACATTACTCTTCACCATCGGCAAGGACTTAGAGGAGGATTCTCAGGAGGCAGAGGTACAACTACATATCGTCTGTCTCTTGTCTGTTTGTCTTTCTGATTTATTAATGTGATCACTAATAACCAGTCTATACTTCCACAGTCCAGAATGGATCAGCACTACAGGCAGATTGTGGTGATCATTAATAAAAAGAGGACATCCCCCAGAATCCGCTACATGCTGTGTGATGCGATGGACCTCAGAGAGGTATGACACGTATTAATGTCAATTGACCTTCAACTGCTGTTTGTCTTTGgttgtctttgtctgtctgtctcgcatATCCTCTAATCTTATATGGCTGATATTAGATTGTCATTTTTGTTAAAGTCTGATGTTTTAcactctgttctctttctctagcTCAATTTGGAGAAAAATAAAGACAATTGAAGCGAAGAACCAGATCTTTTCTATGAGGTTTAATGatgtcccgtgtagctcagttggtagagcatagcgcttgcaacgccagagttgtgggttcgattcccaaggggaaccagtatgaaaatgtatggaaTCAATACTGTAAGATGCTCTGGATAGGAGCGATCACATTGGAAAAGTATAATGAAATATTGATGGTTCATAATAATTGAATCATAAGATGTACAGTGTCCTACAATAAATCCATTTTTTCCCCCTGCAAATTTCTGTCTACTTTATTTGTTTAATTACATGTAAATATAGTGAGACTGGAGTTGAGTTGATGTGATTGAAGGAGTGGTGTGTGAAACGTCACCATAACTCACATCAATATCGACTGGT
This region of Salvelinus alpinus chromosome 8, SLU_Salpinus.1, whole genome shotgun sequence genomic DNA includes:
- the LOC139583783 gene encoding uncharacterized protein isoform X3, with amino-acid sequence MSRFRWAETLELLNQKKLSCLICVGLLDPLSIPCGQSYCKVCICNWVQDHQNDPYHICLKCRQTYTPRPALYTNTKLDEVVEKIEKTGLQADDTGSGNIVTYSKSYTEEILHTEEILRKHMLRNQHLVSMNKKKMSGSKTRKQEAQSPAPSSSGQNLEFQDPEPGKTQELYAQMDDILDRVTQNNFQQSMNAITELTINTEGRLRAITDLIYERAIARPASSVVYANMCHYLMGLKVPTAAVPGVTINFRKILLNRVKTDFENMGRDSHEILQKKMDAITKEEDGQQLREELEEVKAKGRRQSLGNIQFMCELYRLKMITEGIMHNTIVKLLKNHDEDSLECLCTLLCTIGKELDFEKARPRMDEYCNQIEKIVKNRTTSPRITSMLQNVLDLRKTEIPQLAEKMEKTRLQADDDADDHTGPADTEPVLRPHYKSSPMKQQELKKVCVPFKTCQQIIQEREEELQKLRQEVESLKCLSQATLEDGERFFTKLIETRCSEVREWIQAKEKEMVSEAEGLIQTLEKELDELKRTETEGRQLPHIEDVPHFFQKLPSITEAFGKVKRIYATKIQKLFENTSKRQFKMFYEIVEDMLEPYTITSLDRQEVEEKDLEDFVDLDTVKTEEIYAQMDDILDRLTPKNFHQSMKVVSAFTIDTEDKLKGFIDRIYKNAIEYPTYADVYAKVCHHHQLMGLKVPGVTVPFRKLLLNRCQKGFEKDNSKILKEMQRELDSITEEEDRQRLREELEEKKAEGQRELLCNIRFMCELFKLKMIMEAVMHNSIVKLLKNGDDGSLEGLCTLLFTIGKDLEEDSQEAESRMDQHYRQIVVIINKKRTSPRIRYMLCDAMDLRELNLEKNKDN
- the LOC139583783 gene encoding uncharacterized protein isoform X1; amino-acid sequence: MSRFRWAETLELLNQKKLSCLICVGLLDPLSIPCGQSYCKVCICNWVQDHQNDPYHICLKCRQTYTPRPALYTNTKLDEVVEKIEKTGLQADDTGSGNIVTYSKSYTEEILHTEEILRKHMLRNQHLVSMNKKKMSGSKTRKQEAQSPAPSSSGQNLEFQDPEPGKTQELYAQMDDILDRVTQNNFQQSMNAITELTINTEGRLRAITDLIYERAIARPASSVVYANMCHYLMGLKVPTAAVPGVTINFRKILLNRVKTDFENMGRDSHEILQKKMDAITKEEDGQQLREELEEVKAKGRRQSLGNIQFMCELYRLKMITEGIMHNTIVKLLKNHDEDSLECLCTLLCTIGKELDFEKARPRMDEYCNQIEKIVKNRTTSPRITSMLQNVLDLRKTEIPQLAEKMEKTRLQADDDADDHTGPADTEPVLRPHYKSSPMKQQELVSIFTPLQENVCPHDDKLKAEDHETDSAGPATKKKKVCVPFKTCQQIIQEREEELQKLRQEVESLKCLSQATLEDGERFFTKLIETRCSEVREWIQAKEKEMVSEAEGLIQTLEKELDELKRTETEGRQLPHIEDVPHFFQKLPSITEAFGKVKRIYATKIQKLFENTSKRQFKMFYEIVEDMLEPYTITSLDRQEVEEKDLEDFVDLDTVKTEEIYAQMDDILDRLTPKNFHQSMKVVSAFTIDTEDKLKGFIDRIYKNAIEYPTYADVYAKVCHHHQLMGLKVPGVTVPFRKLLLNRCQKGFEKDNSKILKEMQRELDSITEEEDRQRLREELEEKKAEGQRELLCNIRFMCELFKLKMIMEAVMHNSIVKLLKNGDDGSLEGLCTLLFTIGKDLEEDSQEAESRMDQHYRQIVVIINKKRTSPRIRYMLCDAMDLRELNLEKNKDN
- the LOC139583783 gene encoding uncharacterized protein isoform X2 translates to MSRFRWAETLELLNQKKLSCLICVGLLDPLSIPCGQSYCKVCICNWVQDHQNDPYHICLKCRQTYTPRPALYTNTKLDEVVEKIEKTGLQADDTGSGNIVTYSKSYTEEILHTEEILRKHMLRNQHLVSMNKKKMSGSKTRKQEAQSPAPSSSGQNLDPEPGKTQELYAQMDDILDRVTQNNFQQSMNAITELTINTEGRLRAITDLIYERAIARPASSVVYANMCHYLMGLKVPTAAVPGVTINFRKILLNRVKTDFENMGRDSHEILQKKMDAITKEEDGQQLREELEEVKAKGRRQSLGNIQFMCELYRLKMITEGIMHNTIVKLLKNHDEDSLECLCTLLCTIGKELDFEKARPRMDEYCNQIEKIVKNRTTSPRITSMLQNVLDLRKTEIPQLAEKMEKTRLQADDDADDHTGPADTEPVLRPHYKSSPMKQQELVSIFTPLQENVCPHDDKLKAEDHETDSAGPATKKKKVCVPFKTCQQIIQEREEELQKLRQEVESLKCLSQATLEDGERFFTKLIETRCSEVREWIQAKEKEMVSEAEGLIQTLEKELDELKRTETEGRQLPHIEDVPHFFQKLPSITEAFGKVKRIYATKIQKLFENTSKRQFKMFYEIVEDMLEPYTITSLDRQEVEEKDLEDFVDLDTVKTEEIYAQMDDILDRLTPKNFHQSMKVVSAFTIDTEDKLKGFIDRIYKNAIEYPTYADVYAKVCHHHQLMGLKVPGVTVPFRKLLLNRCQKGFEKDNSKILKEMQRELDSITEEEDRQRLREELEEKKAEGQRELLCNIRFMCELFKLKMIMEAVMHNSIVKLLKNGDDGSLEGLCTLLFTIGKDLEEDSQEAESRMDQHYRQIVVIINKKRTSPRIRYMLCDAMDLRELNLEKNKDN
- the LOC139583783 gene encoding uncharacterized protein isoform X4 gives rise to the protein MCHYLMGLKVPTAAVPGVTINFRKILLNRVKTDFENMGRDSHEILQKKMDAITKEEDGQQLREELEEVKAKGRRQSLGNIQFMCELYRLKMITEGIMHNTIVKLLKNHDEDSLECLCTLLCTIGKELDFEKARPRMDEYCNQIEKIVKNRTTSPRITSMLQNVLDLRKTEIPQLAEKMEKTRLQADDDADDHTGPADTEPVLRPHYKSSPMKQQELVSIFTPLQENVCPHDDKLKAEDHETDSAGPATKKKKVCVPFKTCQQIIQEREEELQKLRQEVESLKCLSQATLEDGERFFTKLIETRCSEVREWIQAKEKEMVSEAEGLIQTLEKELDELKRTETEGRQLPHIEDVPHFFQKLPSITEAFGKVKRIYATKIQKLFENTSKRQFKMFYEIVEDMLEPYTITSLDRQEVEEKDLEDFVDLDTVKTEEIYAQMDDILDRLTPKNFHQSMKVVSAFTIDTEDKLKGFIDRIYKNAIEYPTYADVYAKVCHHHQLMGLKVPGVTVPFRKLLLNRCQKGFEKDNSKILKEMQRELDSITEEEDRQRLREELEEKKAEGQRELLCNIRFMCELFKLKMIMEAVMHNSIVKLLKNGDDGSLEGLCTLLFTIGKDLEEDSQEAESRMDQHYRQIVVIINKKRTSPRIRYMLCDAMDLRELNLEKNKDN